The Acanthopagrus latus isolate v.2019 chromosome 1, fAcaLat1.1, whole genome shotgun sequence genomic interval ATGTATTCTGACATGCACTGCCAAATGCCCggtcacaaaatgtcaacaaaagtGAAATGGAATTATTGTATCAGCCCAGGATTCAGATGATACTGAATCTTgctgacaaataaacaaaccaacaaacaaactgcaaatgctcaatttgctttgtgtctgctggatgtgtaaaaacTGTAACAATCAATGTACATGTAACTGTAACTGATTGTTTTAATGTACATCATAACAATTTTATAGGGTTTGCTGATTCCAAGTGACAAAAAAATTcagcttaaaatgttttcttgataTATTTACAGCCAATTGATACAACTGGCACTTATTATTGATATGCTTTGCCAAACCTTTTTATATTCTCCAGCTAAAAAGCGAGAACTGCAGGCAAGTAACTTTTGTATTAAGTACACACTAAGACTGGCCACCTTGGGGAAATGTTAGTACTGTCGCTGGTCAAGGGGCTCCATAGAGTTGTCCATGCCTTTTCCACGCCCCCCAATGTTTCATGGAAATTTGTGGCCATGCAAGATGATTTATCCTTACTGCTGTCCGGCTACTGCCTGACTCTTTGgattcagtgtgttcacaacTTGTCTCTGACCAGTAAGCCCCACATGACACATCTAACCACCACATCCAACCACCACATCACCCAAGCCCACTTACTGTCTATAACTTGAACTAAGcaactgtatttttctgtgttttcccctAGTAAATGTATATGTGTAAGTCAGACTCATATAGGTTTTTCCATAGCTCTAAATCTCCCTCTCCAGGGATTTATGTCTGTTGCTGACATGTTTAGAATCCAATAGTGGGGGTTGACACCACAATGAATAGTCCTTCATCTGACCAACGACCCCCATCACAACATACTACTTCCTCCATCCAGGCTGCTAAAATGTTCCTATGGTGAGAAGCATGCGAGTTGTGTTCAGGACGTTGTATCggatttacatttacagcacTAAATAACAACTATGTCATAAAACAAACCCAACAGCTCATGTATTACCTCTACCTCAGTTCCAAATATTATTCATAGTGGAGCTGTGGAACTGATCTCTAATTCAACAACTTAGATGACTCAATAATGAACATCCTTAAATATTAGTTCTAATGAGTTTTACAGTTACAGGGATCTTAAAGGTGTCAGCATTGAAATCACTGAATTGTCTTAGCCTCCAAAGAATGACCAAGGTTTTACCAAACCAACTTACTTTTAATTATCCTTACTTTTGAGTTGGAATAAATTAGAATATTAAATCAATAACCATCACAATGACTGATTTCTGCCAGCCTCAATATTGTTGAGATTACTTGTTATATAATTAGATAAAggccatcttggtttttttttttttcttcagcttaACAAATGTAATGACATAAAACGCTTACGGAGTGTAAATTATTCTCATAACCTAGTTTAAAAATTGTTTGGATGCTGCAAgaggtaaataaaacaaaattcaatCATTTGCAAGCAAATTTACCGCCAGGGGTTTCACGGAGTCTACCTCACCGGCGTAGTAACctttttttcaaacctttttCCAATCATGTGCTTGACAACTTACTGGGCAGTTCTTGGAAACCTGGCCTCATCGTTGATCGTTAAGGTCTGAGTCTTTGGGGGTCCCTTTCTCTACCAATCATGATATCATCACCTTTACCCAATGAGCCTGTTTACCTTTGAGTGATACAAACAGGTGTTTATAGAGCATTCCACAACTCCCCCAGTCTTTGTCTTAACttatttgaaacatgttgctgcttCAAATTGTTAATACgcatatatttacaaaacaaacaaacaaacaaacaattaaactGGCAAGgtaaaacattatatttcaaTCATATATGTTCTGTGGAACCTAAGGCTTTCAAAAActgatgagaaaatgatcaCGTTCTATTTGATGTTTTACACAGCGACCCAACTTTTGGGGATTTGGGGTTGTAGGGGAGCTTTATTCATAGGAGCAAAAGTGTAtaggattatttatttatatagagTATGTGTTTAGTTTCTACACCTTGACAATTTTCAACCACAACTTTGAGTTAACGCTGTTAAATTATCAATTGATTTCTCCTCTCGGCTGTACCGGTCGCTGAACAGCTGTAGACATAGTCTACGTGTATCTGCACACATTTGGGCACGTTTTTTAATACGTTACGTACGTATGAACCTGAATATTATTGATATAGGCCTAACAGAGGGGGTCAATCTCGTTTATTTTGCAGCTCCatacaaaaccaaaagaaaaacatgttgcGATATATTCAAAGCGCTATACAGCTCTGGAAAAGCAACGGACTTCTGGTGTTGAAGCCGGGGGAAGCGGGTCAGGAGCTCGGTTTTCTGATGCACCCAGGTACAGCTGAACCGTAAGTCAGCCTTTATATTTCTATCGAATGTCGCCTCCAAGGCAGGCAGTAAACAACTACATCACAGGGCTCTCCTTAACgcaaacacattattattattattattattattattattattattattattattattattatagaagtgttattattattattattattattattattattattattattattattattattattatcgtgGTTGTTGCCTATTATTTTGTCAGCAAGACAACTATCGCTATAATTAAGGTACGCTATCTGTCTCGTATTTGGACCCTTGCGCTTCTCCATGTCCCCCGTCACTTAGAGGTTATCTGCAGTCGACGCTTTCCCAGCTTTAATTTGTTCTCATAAATTATTTCTTCCGAAAGTGGGTCGTCTAGAAAACCAGCAGGATATTTTGAAAGGACTGCAATGGTCAATTCAAATTCTAATAGCGTCTATACAGCTACGcctctaaaagaaaaaaaataatttgtgttaCTTCGCTACTGACGTTACAATACATTGTTAAAATTCATTTTTGCAAAGGTGTTTGGTAATAATTAAATTACACTTGTACTTGTTTAATAATAGGATGTATATGCTGTTGTTAGACCTATTGATTATGCTAGCATTATGCTAATGGattttttatacaaaaaaaatgtatatcaatTATCACATCTGTGAGATTGTCATACAATTATATTATGTTTATATGATTTTCAGTGATTAGAAATTACAGCCAACTGTGACTACAGCTAACTGATCAATTTGTCACTCTATCTGCAGGTATCTGAGTGGAAAAATTACCCTCATTTTGtcagttattaaataaatgtatggaTTTAAGGCCAGATGTATTGTATATGTATTGTGTATGTCTAAAGTTGGCtagtgtttaaatgttttcataaaaaatcatattttcaaaGACAGTCCGCAATGCTTCCATGTGATTCATTACCGGATCAGCATGACCCTGCGTCCGCGCTAACATAAAGATCCAAATGAATGACTAATGACTAATGAATCATTTCCAAACAAAGTGTAGGCTACAACATAGACACTTTACAACATCACACAGCATATACATGTCAGTCATATGAGCATGATCCAACTTAGAACAGAAAAGCAATGCAGTTCATCAGAATAACTAATAATAactgtgtttaatttaaaaaataggCCTACATAAAGAAATATTCAAAAGTAACATGTAGGGCTAGTTTGGGCCACGGGCAGCCCTACAGCTCTACCATATGATCTAAATGCTACACACAAGAACGGGATCATCTCAACTTACTCTTGGCGTAATAAGTTCATGCTTGCTGTGCAAATGCGTGCACATGAatattacgtgtgtgtgtgtgtgtgtgtgtgtgtgtgtgtgtgtgtgtgtgtgtgtgtgtgtgtgtgtgtgtgtgtgtgtgtgtgtgtccgcgccAGCAGGTCTACTTAGCAGGCTCATTGACATTAAAGAGAAGTAAACAGACGAGGCTGGAGGAGCGGGTGGGGGCTCGCCATTGGTTGACAGGGAAAGTCAGTTTCTCCTCCCCTATAATAAAGATGACGTAGTAAAAGgcatactctctctctctctcgctcgctcactcactctctcgctctctctctcacacacacatacacacgcacacacacacaatagacaGAACCAACCAGCCAGTGCTTATCCAGTGCCTGCCCAACCTGGTCCTGCCTTGCCAAAAGCTTCTGAGGCTGACAGCTGACATGAAATCAGCGGGAAAAGGAGGCACACTTACTTCGAGTTTCTGAAGAAGATGAGCAGAAATGAGCATCACTGCTGTGACTTacaagaaaaggaagagagacgATGTCTGAGAAAGGGAGGACAGAACTGAGCGGCCTGCAGGGCCATTAGGCTACAGACAGGACTAGACCGGGTCTAGTCTACTGTTGCACGGAATACCAACAGCCACGGGCGGACCGGTCGGTTGTTTGTGGCAGAAGCCAGTGGAGAAGTTATTCACGATGCAAACATCTGGTCTGAAGAAGCGTTAAACCGTAGACTCGCCTTTACTTCTGCAGCATCTGGAGAAGGGTGTGCGTGTGAGCGCGTGCAAGAAAaaagtgtgtctgcatgtgacagcgtgtttgtgtgtgtcactatGAGTCTGGTCTCGGGCTTCCCTCACCACCCGGTCATGCACCACCACGACAGCCACCACTACTCCCTGCACGCGGCGGCGGCCGGTCGATGTCACGAGGAGTCCGGAGCTCCTCCATACTTCACGAGCTGGCTGATAAGTCACGCGGATATGTCTCCCACCGAGTACAGCCTCGCGCCCGGCTACAGCCCAGAGTACCATGGCAACAGCGGCGGGTCTACCGGCGGCCTGGACCCccctcatcatcaccaccaccaccaccactacgGACCTGGCGGCTTGGTTCCGGGGGCCGGCACCATCTCGGTGAACGGAACCGTCGGTatgcaccaccaccacacacatcCTCGAACCGTGAAGCGGAGACCTACAGCCAACCGTAAGGAGAGGCGGCGAACCCAGAGCATCAATTCGGCCTTTGCGGAGCTGAGGGAGTGTATCCCCAACGTCCCGGCCGACACCAAACTGTCCAAGATCAAAACGCTACGGCTGGCCACCAGCTACATCTCCTACCTGATGGACATCCTGGACAAGGACGGACAGCACGGGGACACGCAGGCTTTCAAGGCCGAGCTGAAAAAGACGGAGGCTCGGGAGGAGCGGCGGAAGAGAGAGGCGGTAAGAACACGTCTGCACTAGCCCGTGAGACTATGGGACATCTGAAACTTTAGACTCAATGCATTATCATTTATCACGACACAAGCCAGCAGTATGTTCTGTCGGCCAGGCTGACCCACATGAGGAACACCTGAGCCCCGTTAACACCCCCTCACACAGGGGCTACACTTCCATCTCTGCACATGTTGTAGGGTCAAGAGTAGACAACGATCAGAATGACAGTGGAGGAATAATGAAAGGCTTTTACCAAATCTTCAATTCGATAGGCTATAAAGGAGTACATGTCCTGTTCTACCCATCAGTAGACTCGGGCCTGAAACAGGAGAGAGGTCAGTGGATTGGGCAGCTAGCCTTCAAAAACCCAATGCGATGGAGAGATTaagagagaaaactgaagtACGGTTTAATTCAGGCGAGCCGACTACAGCGGGCTGTAAACTGAGTTTAGGCCCACTTCAGTCACCCTTTCTGAAAATGGTTGAAACTTAAATCCAGGTCTCTGCAAGAAGATGACACGTAGGTGCTGGtgattaaaaatattattattacttgtttcttttaaagattGTGATTCTGTTAACACTCTCTTTATTTCAATGATTCACTCAGCACACACCGATTGGGCTAATGTGAGTACTGCAGACACAATATCCCCTCTGTACTCTGCTTTAAGGAGTAAATCAACAATTATGGCTCTTGTTATGGTTCTTATTGACACGAGCCATTTACCTTACTTTTAGAAAGAATAACTCAATAATCCGttaacagaaaaaagacaatgcGGTGTAAAATCAGCTTGTACAGCCTACTATAGAAATCGTGTCGGGTTGGTAAAAATGAAGGATCATTTAGgtttattaaaacatttgattacAGATCAGCTTTGCACAGCACAGAGGCATCATCCATTAAATCgaactttattttattctaattaAATTCTACTTTCTGCTCTGTAgtgcatttagattttttagatttttttttcttaaattctcataaagaaagaacacacaaaaatattgaAGCCTGATgaaataatgctgttttgtgtaTTAAAGCCTATGTCTCGCTCAGGAGCCTGCACGCTGACTTAAGCTTGTGGCTCATTGGCCATCATTGATTTTCCATATACATCATGTAAACACGGTTGTCGCCACAGTTCGAAAGGACAACATTATGATGATTCAGTGGGACGGCTGTTGCAAGATAAAGCTGAAAATCATTCCAGTGTTCTGTCATCGAATGACTGACATAACAGacatgactatttacatttgtcttaaaaaaaatattctgatacACCATCACAGGGTTATAAACGGCTGTTTTCTATTCATTGACCAAATGCTAGGCTATGAAAAAATTGCCTAACTTTTCTGCAGGAGCTTTGCAGCTCTTATTTGACTGAGACTCACAAAGAAACTATGAATATTGCTGATTTTCTACAATATTCTCATCAAGAGATGATATGACAAAACACCTAAGAGGCCTAAAATAGTTAGAGTTCATTTTAAAGGCTTTATAGGTAATTTTACATTAGATTATAATCAGCTAATAcagtcagcaaaaaaaagaaaaatctaacaTAGGACACTGTTGTCCCAAGTTAAATACAAGTGTGTTGACACATTCTTATAGTGAACACTTGACTCCTTAAGCATCAGTTACTCAAGAAGACTTTACACAATCATGGTATAGTCGGAATGATCAGTCTTTATAACAGTGGAGCCAGGAAATTGGTTGCTAACCATGCAGACAGCTTGGAGCCACAGGAGGGGCCAGGTTCAGCCATGCAGACCCACCACTATTATTCCTAGCACACTTTTTTGATGGTTTAGTCCATACGGCCTGTTATTTTACCCACACAGTTTTGGGTCCAGGTCTACATATGCTGCCAATATCCTATGGCTGCAGTTTTACAGGGTCTTACAGTTGCTAAGGATTCATTGTTGAATGATCCATCCAAGAGATTTAAATTCATTTCCACTGTCTTTACGCGCctttttcattcaaacaatCCCAGCTGATCCACTGGCATAAATCTACACCTACCTTACAAACACAGTAGCCGGTAATATAAGATTGCTGATGATTTATCTTCAATATTATTATCACTAAACATACAatttacagtctttttttatgtaGTACTGCATACAAAAAGAATCACGCATCATGACACTGATTTTacacactgtgacaaaaacTTGTTGCGGATTGTTTTgatacacatttgttttatgattaATGACAATATTATTACCAATACTTTGTTTATAATCCAGAGCTAACATAGACTTTTAGTCCAGCagtgtataaaataaaataatccacaGCCAGTCAGATCAGGTCAGAAAAGACTGAAGTAATAGGATAGAGTAATTATTTCATCTCAGTTGCTTAACTTGCTGCCTATAGAATGTGTGGGGCATGTTTGAAACCAGACagctttattttcatatttcaaacagtaatgttaataGGAGCTGGTAgtcctaataataataatttatttctaCTCTCCCTTACTTTGATATTAGTGTGTCTGAGGGATAATTAAGatgtacatttattattattattattattattattattattattattattattattattattattattattattgttatttttattttcaatttgtcagatttgttgCAGGTATTGCAGTCATGGTTTAAACAGGCTGGTTCAACACGGTTCTCTTTAGTTTGTTGTCCTACAATGTAACAATCCAGTGATCCAGTTTATGTGTCATGGAGCAGCAACAGCATACTTTGGATTTTATCcaagataaatacatttttttatcagtttgattcattttaggctgccatgttttttttattattaacatgTACATGATTTTCCATTTAATCTTTTCTGAAATTATTGCATCATATTGCAGCAGAAAACTcattacaaatgtaaatgtagattTGAAACAGTTTTGGATAGAAAGTTATAGAAATGCTTCTAGACCTGCATATTACTGAATGAAttacaagacacatttttaatgttgtgtcaGTGACCACTTTTCAGAGACAGAAATCATCAGTTTTGGAATTGTAGCTTAATGGAGATGATATGTGTATGATAGAGCTGCAATTTCACACCCCAGTGCTGCTTTGAGCAGCCTGCCTGGAAAGTAAAACCACTACCAGTTGTACTTGTACTGGTTGAGCCTGCAGACTGCAGCCTGGACCTCTGTCATGACACAGGACAGGGATGAGAAACTGGTGTATGCTGCAAGAGCCTTAAATATCCTTCAATTAAGTCTGCATGAatacaaaaatggaaaaaatgccTATTCATCACATATGTAAAATTGTACATAAAATATCTGTTTCTTTGTTAAAGTGGTGAAGTGGTAATATATTACCTACTGTATTAGGCTTATGGCAACATGTCAAATTAGAGgtgttcaggttttttttttttattatgtataAAAGTTCAGCTGCAAATTtgtgtgattacatttttttttaaatatttttaaattagattaatgtaattatttaagcccttaatattgttgttgttgttgttgttgtcatttccCCTTgggttgttattattataagaCTGACATTATATATAAcctataattatattattatcagaTTATATGAGTGACAAAAGAAGAGACTTGTTCCGGCCGATGAGGCGGCTGCGGGAAGAAACTTTGATACAGAAGCCCACTGCTCAGTGAAAAGGTTCGGATGGACCGGATGTCTGCTGTAGAgctcctcttgctcctcctgTTATCACACCTTCCAGACACGTTTGAAGCAACACTCGACCTGAATTCAACTGTTTGATCTTAAATAATGGCGACGCACCAACGTGTACAGTTGCTAAGCTCCCTGTTATTAAACTCGTAgctttttctttggttgtttttttttttttctttaattggTTAATATTAATCTCTAATACCACGacaatttaaatgtgtaaattgcTGCATACTgacaagtaaaaacaaatctcgGCGTGGGGAGAGAATATAAAACTTTAACACTGCTTTAAGTAACAGCgagaaaattacattaaaaaacaaaatctaacaGAGATTTTTCAGAGCTTTAACTTACTGATGCTTTTGCCTATAAACGGTGTTTGAGATGATCAACCCTCACTGCGTTGTGTATGGATAGATGTACGGCCTGTCGGTCAGTCAGTTGGTTGGTCGCCGGTCGGTCGCTGGTGTATTATCATGCCTTTACCGAACCGAAGAAGAGGTTTACCCCTTCAGAATTGGTAATGGTTGTATTTGCAGAAATTAATCCACACCACGTTGTCTCGTGTGACTTAAGTTTGAGGGTGGTGAAAAATGATCGGCACTGGGCTAAATCCTGGAGATCCCAGAGCGGGATAATGTGCTAATCCTTTCTACATATACAcagttgaaaacattacaaGTAAGGCTGACCTCATCAACCTCATagagttgttttaatgtttattctgaatttgatgctgGCAACACTTCTCTTACAAGATGGGACAGGGGCAACAAAGACTGAAGGAAAATTGTGCagtgctggaggtggaggtccATTAGTAACAGGTTGAAGGTATGAAGCCACACTGCACAGCACATGACTGTGGAGAATAGAAGCACTCAGGAACAGTGTATAGAGCTGCTGCCGGTAAACAATGCTCGTTTGCAAAAGACTgcgatttttaattttttaatttttattttatttattacgCAGCGGTTCATCTGTTTTGGATCGGGGTTGTACATTTAACGATGTTGGAATATCTGAGGTGAGGTCAGTGTGGcatcaaacacaacactcacaggAGCGACAACAGTCCCAGCCATGGCTGTCACACAGGGATTCACTGAAGCTTTGTTGCTCTGTCCACACAATGCAATTCAATCAGtctttatatattatatattatatttatcatcatcatcctcatcatcatcaatacaTTGTCATTAAACTATAATAAATACAATGGATATGAAGAACCACAGATGCACTCTCATGTACAGTGgctaaatatgaatatatgataTCCAATTAATTGAAGGCTGAATGGTTCGTTCAGCATCAACTGTGAACACTACATGTTGAAAATTTATTGGGATtgcgttttttttaaataaaaaaaaaaataagatagaAAAGTTAAAGGATTTCCATGGTGACGAAGGCAATCTATCTTTTATAAAATTATTATGACGTGTGCACTTGGGTTAATGTgcataataatacataataataaatatgatgtATCTGCAGGTGGAAATCCCGAAAACAACCCCATCTTCAGCATCCTCGTCCTCTTCGTCAGCGGGCGATAAGAAGAGTAAAGGGCGGACAGGATGGCCTCAACAcgtctgggctctggaactcAAACAGTAGTGCTTCTCTTGTTCGGTTCCTCCTGCAGCCGTGTCCCACAGGAGAGTGACGGGACAATGATGACACGCTCGGATGAACTGTAACAGCGGTCACCACCATTTCTCTGATGCCTGGGCTGGACGTTGCATTGTTCTATAGCTCCATTCACGCTGCTGTGGTTTCAGGTTATGTTGCTTATTGGTTGCAGTTGCTGATAGAACATACTTAAGATTCATATCTCCCCATCTTTCGTCAGCAAAAGTTCTCTCTGCCGTTTTGTTCCACGTAAGGTTTGAACCGAATTTCCTCCTTATATTTGACTTCgacaaaataatgatgataataataataataataataataataataataataataataataataataataatacataaaacataaaacatattcCATGTTATTTTGTAAAAGGTTGAATCCagattttaatgaagaaaaaacacattcaaagcaaaatatatgtatttacgGGGTCAACAAATGGAATTATTGTAAATGTGTCATTCATCATTCCCCTATCATTGAAGATGTAAATTACAGTGTTTATGGGCTCAAACAGGTTCAAATGACTCAGATGAGCTCGTGAATAAGTTGGATCCAGTGTGACACCCAGCAGGCATCCAGCGGATCCAGTGTCGCGGAGGTGTGTCTGGCTCCCTCTTCTTTTGGTTTCTCTTGACCCGGTCTGATGAGTCGGACCTCCTCGGTGGGCGGGATCTGCGTGGGCATATCACAGTTATGTTCTACCAGGTCTGTACGCTGCCACTGAGCAAATGAGCTTTATGCCACTGCTAGTTTGTCAACAGAGTGCGAAAAAGTTGTTCCTTTCGAGGAGAACAGGATACgtacacacacagccacacacgcacgcacacacacgtgcgcggATGTTGAAGTGGTCTCTGCTTTAGGCTATTTAATGGAATATATTTATGTGCAATGTGGCCATCTTTGATTAACTCTAACGACACAGTATGTgaagttctctctctctctctctctctctctctctctctctctctctctctctctctctctcgcagctTTGGGttgtaaatgtaatgatgtaacGGTGATGACGAAGTGTCCATGTTTTGGTGTGAAACTGTGATGGAAGACTAATTAATGCTTAATGTGGGATGTAAACAGTTTCATTAATTGAATAAAAGTACTACCTGGTTAACTGATGCAAACTGGGTTGTGTCTGTTAGTTAAACAGAATAAGCACGGCGTCAACAGGCCACTGAAGACATCAGCCTAACAGTCTGGTGTTGTTTGCATGGAAATAGGCTCCAGTTTCAAAGACTAAAATTAATAACCACAAAGCCAATcataattttgaattttgtcaCTCTCAAATCATGACAAACAATTTCTAGATTTAATATAGAATTTTTGATAGAGATGCAAAATAGCTGACAGTTTGCATCATAAATGGTATATATCCAGTCGCAGATAAACagatttgcatatttttcttttacaggtAAATAGACTAGTTTGGGCGTTATATAATTAATATTGCCATATTTCTTATTCATGATATATATcatgaagaaaataagaaatatattagtataaataagaaatatatTACTttgattaatattaatatatttcttATTTGCTTCATGagaaaataatattaattatacaataatataatatattaatgtatatattataaCAATATTAATTATATAACGCCAAAACTAGTCTAACAGAGCACAGTTGTTATGTATGTTTTCTGGTTGCCTGTGTTGCTGGCTTCTCAGGGCTCTCTTATGAAGCTTATGTCATGGGTACAGTGCTACCCTTACAAAGGACTGATGAAAAAATGTACCAAACGATTTCaggccaagaaaaaaaaattgaattgaGACATTTGTTCAATTTTTTGTTCAAAAAAGATCTGTGGATCATCCACGAAGAAGTATCATCAGtttgcagcagcagtagagAGCTGTAAGTGCAGTTCAGTTTTTGAAACTGCGTACATATGTCTTGTTGGAAGAATGAGAAGGACAGTTGACATTTGTTGCTAGATCTTGGGATAATCGGTGTGTCTAACTATTTTTTCAACACACAGACCCAAAATGGGTTAAATATTCCATCAGTGTTAGTAAGCACAACTGCACGATGTTGCTC includes:
- the hand2 gene encoding heart- and neural crest derivatives-expressed protein 2, coding for MSLVSGFPHHPVMHHHDSHHYSLHAAAAGRCHEESGAPPYFTSWLISHADMSPTEYSLAPGYSPEYHGNSGGSTGGLDPPHHHHHHHHYGPGGLVPGAGTISVNGTVGMHHHHTHPRTVKRRPTANRKERRRTQSINSAFAELRECIPNVPADTKLSKIKTLRLATSYISYLMDILDKDGQHGDTQAFKAELKKTEAREERRKREAVEIPKTTPSSASSSSSSAGDKKSKGRTGWPQHVWALELKQ